Part of the Prochlorococcus sp. MIT 0603 genome is shown below.
TTATTTAAACAATCTATTTAATACTAATGATTAGTCAAAGTTTTTGCTTCTTACAAACTTTAGATGTAGATCTAAAACATATTGTGAGTTAATTCAATCTTTCAAGGCTCTCTCAAACCGTTCCCATAGTTCCTGAGGTTGCTCTAGCCCCACTGAAATTCTAATTAATTCTGTGGGAACTCCGCACTGTCTTGCCCAATCTAATTCGTTGTAATGGGCTAATAGTACATATGGACATGCCAAAGTAAAATTTGTGCCCAAGCTAGGCCCTTTGCAAACTTTTAAAGAGTCATAAAATCTTTTTGTTTTGGACAATTCTCCTTTTAATTGAATTGAAAGTAAACATCCGAATCCTGCATTGGCTTTCATAAGAGATTGAAAGTTTGGACATTCTGCAGGGTGTAATACTCTTGCTATATCAGGGTGACTTTCTAAGTGTGTTTTCAGTGTAAAACAGGCTTTATTTAATTGGTATATTCGACTCCTTACATCATGGCTGGCTTGTTCAAGAGCAATTGCATCTGCGTCAGATAATTCGGATGTGCATGAAATTTTTATTAGTTCCTTTAAAGTTTGTTTCCATGGTGATTCCGGACTAATTACTAGAGAGCCTGCCAGTATGTCTCCTCTCCCCGCAAAGCTTTTAGTTAGGGAACTGAAAACAATGTCGGCATAAGGAAGTGGATCAATGTTTATTGCTGATCCAATAGTGTCATCTGCAATAACTGGTATGCCTCGATCATGGGCTATTTTTGCTACAAGAGGTAGATCAACACATTTGAGCATTGGGTTGCTAGGTAGCTCAACGATTAATGCCAATGGATTTTTCTTGTCGAGTTGCTTCGCGAGTTCAATAGGGTCTGGGTTTAGAAGTAATTCACTCCCACCGAAAATGATTTGGGGCAATTTCAATACATCAACATATGGGAAGCCCAATTGCATTGCTGAACTATTAGGCCTGAATCTCTTAAGACTCTCAAGGGCTGTTGTTAAAGCTGCCATCCCTGAGGGATGGAGCTGAACTAAACTTTCTTCACAACCATATATTTTTGATAATCGATTTCGGATGCAACGTTTTGCGTTTTTACCCGCATTAATTGAAGGAGAGATCTCTTTAGCAAGTGCTATTGCAGCTTGTCTAGAAGATGCTCCTAACCCTGTGTGCTGCCAAAATGCTTTTGCTGCTTTTGTCGTTTCCTTGTTAACGATTAAACATTGAAGCCCAGCAACTTCATAAATAGTTCCGTTTGCATTTGCATTAATTGTTTTGCAGAAATCTCTAGCTTTTGATGCGGTTTTGATGTTGGGGTAAGGCCAAGCACTATCAGCAGGCTTACCATGAATCGCAAGAGCTTTCTCTGCGAGTTCTCTGATAAGAGGGTTTAATCCAAAACGTGGATATACTGATTGCAAAGAATTTATGCAATCAGGATCTTTTTCTTCATAGGCTAGAACGTCTTTCCATCGAGGTAAAGCCACTGATACTGCGTGGGGACTCTGTGGGATTGCTTGGCCAAGATGTTTGCCTTCCCAAAATGGTTCTTTTAGTAAATCTCTTTCGATCACTTTAATTTATTTAGGTTGTATTTTAAATCCTCAGATAGATCAGGTAAATCTTCACACCCTATTGAAAACCTTATTAGTGACTCTCCTATCCCTAATTTTAACTTTGTTTCCTTACTTACAGAAGCATGAGTCATTGTTGAAGGATGGCATACAAGACTTTCAACTCCTCCTAAACTTTCGGCCATTGTGAAATATTTAAGATTTTTGCAAAAAGAATATGTTTGGGTTTGATTTGCGTTGAGATTAGCAGTGATAATGGCGCCCCCTTTTAGCATTTGTTTTTTCGCAAGTTGATATTGAGGGTGATCATCTCTAAATGGATATTTAACCCATTCAACAGATGGATGATTGGCTAAGTCATTAGCCAGAGCAAATGCATTGTCGACTTGTCTTTGAAGACGAAGGGGTAGAGTCTTTATCCCTCTAGTAATCAACCAGCAATCAAAAGGTGAAGGTTGGAGGCCTAGAGCTTTTTGAGCGAATTTCAGCTGTTTGTCCCAGTATTCATCTTGAGTGCATACAACACCACCAAGAGCATCGGAATGTCCATTGATGTATTTAGTCGTACTAGTAAGAGAAATGCTTGCTCCTAACTCCAGAGGCTTTTGCAATAAGGGTGTAGCGAAAGTGTTGTCGACTACAACTGGGACCCCATATTCTTTGGCTTTAGTGCAAACCTTTTTTAAGTCAATTATTTTTAAAAGAGGATTGGTAGGACTTTCTAGCCAAATTATGGATGGATTTAACTCTTCAATAGATTCAACAGAAGATGACTTTGTAAAATCTAACCATATGGTTTTAATGCCATATTTGTGAAAAATCTGTTCAAATAATCTAACAGTACAGCCATAAAGATTTTCTTCACATAGAACAACATCACCTGATTTTAGAGAACTTGCTATTGCTGTTATAGCGCTAACGCCAGAGCCAAATACTGTTGAATATTTACAGCTTTCCAAGGAGGCTAAAACAGTCTCTAATATTCGAAAGTTAGGATTGCCTGAGCGTGTGTAATCAAACCCTTCAGGGTTGCCATGGCTAAAAGTTGAGCTAGGGAATATAGGCGGCATAACTGTGCCTGTATTACTTGCAAAGCTTTCGCCGTGATGGATGACTCTTGTACTTATACCTGGTTGAGAGCTCTTGTTTGATTGTTTAGATTCCACTTTACAGAGCAATTTTATGGCATATATAATTAAAGTATAAAACAAAATTTAAAAAATATAAAAAGTACTAATTGACCTTCAAAAATCAATCTTCTTTTATGAAAATAAAAAGTAATATCAAGAGATGTCCTTATTCTTTTTGTAGCCTTCTTCTCTGAATTCATTCTTAGAAATAAATTATGTTAATCTTCTATCGATAAGATTTTTTTAACCAGCTCTTTCTTTTTCAACCTTGATATATTTCCAACACCTTCCAGCATCTTTCTTAACTCTAGGTTTGTTTTTTTTAGTAATTCTTTTTCCCTCTCTTCTAATGCCAATCGTTTTGCAAAGGATTGATTAGATGTTAATAAATCTATTAATTGAGATCTGTTAAGATTCTTAATTAATTCTACATCTTCGAGCATTTTTCTTAGTTCTTTGTCGCTTTTCTGATCCAATGCTGAGCTTTTTTTATCTTTTTTAAAATAGCTCGTTTCCCTATCTTTTCTGTATCCAAAGTTCTTCAAATATATTCCAACTAGTCTAATGATACTTTCATAAGTTAGAATAAAAATAGTCAATAAAAATTCGGCAATCCTATTCGTATCTATTGATGTTTCCTTGAAAAATCTTATTATATTTTCGCTTAGATGATCTTTCTTTACTGTTTTATTACTTGACACCCTATTCTCTTTTAAAGGTATAATTACTTTAAGTATCTTTTCGAAATCAATTTTACTGCTCAACGCAAAGATTTTTTTTATCGATTGCTTTGTCTCTTTGAGTATTAATGCTCCAATGTCTTGAAAACTAGGGTTAGATTTATCATTAACTGGAGAAACACTAGTTATATTTGAATCATTTCTTTTATTTGAAATAACTTCCTTGTCAGGACTAAGAGCCTTGGTGGGATTAATTAAAACAGTATTTTGAATGCGTTGCTTTGTGGATATAAATATCACAAGAATTAAAAATAATATAAATAATAAAACTGGTAAATATTCTTTTATAGATATTAGAAAATCCAGTTTTCTATTGCTGAACAAATCTGTATAATATTCAGCACCTTCTTCTGACCATCCAAGAAGTCTAAGCTCTTTTGCAGTCTCGGCTAGTTTGGTTGACAAATGATTAATGCTTTTAGCTAATTTTGATTAATAACCACCATAAGGTCTCGATAATTTTATTTTTTGAAAACATCCACAAAAAAGTTAGACCTCATACAATTTTCTTGGCTCTCCTTCCTTTAATAGTCATTATTGCTTAGGTACTTTATCTTGATTAATGAAAAGCGCTCAATTCATGAGAATTGTGCTAAGAATAATACCCCATCTAGTCAAAGTAGATTTATGTCAAAGGGTATGAGTGATGCATTACATCTAGATCAGACAGATGCGATTGATTCTTATTTCGAGTGTGTTACAGCATGTAGCTTGGGGAAAGAAGGTGTTGAATGTGTGACTAGATGTATGGAAGTTCATTTAAAAAGTGAGGAGTAGCAAAAAATGGGAAAGAAACCACTTCGGCAACGTAAAACAACTTTAAAATGGAATTCTGATGGAGAGCTTTCTGCTATCGACAAGGCAAGGATTCTTGAGAAACTAACAAATAAAGAATTAACTGAATGTGAACTCTCTTGTAATCCTTTTAATTCTATTAGCAAAGATTAACGTGCGTTGAGAAAATATTGAACTCTGTTTTTTAAGTCAGATTAACTCAGCCTTTAAAACTACTTAGTTAGCAGCAGATCTTCTTCTAACAGTACGTCGATTCTCTTGTATTTCTTCTTGTTGGGAAGACTTTTCAGCGCTAACTACATCTTTTTGATCTTGTTTTTGTGGGACTTCTCCTTCTTCTTCAAGTTCCAAGCAAGTCCCTACTACCATAGCTGCTTCAATAGGATTAGGTAGGTCACCAATGGTTATGAGGGCTTTTAGAACAAGCTGCATACGTGGATCTTTTCCAAGATCAGGACGGAGTTTCTTGACTGATTGCCAGAGCTCTTTCGTCACTTCTTTGAGCAAGTCCTTGTCCGTAACCACAGTGATTTTCTTATGTATGATTACTTAACGTAACAGCTCATCTGGAAAAAACAGAAATAATTCAGTCTATGAATAGGAATATTTTTCTTTTGAGCTCTTCCCCTCTATAAGATCTCAGCATCAAAACATTAAAAAACCCTTGGAAACCAAGGGTTTTAATTGAAGATAATGAGAAAAATGATGCTTCTCAAAAATCTTTGCTTTTTGAGAAAACCTTATACCTTTCTTGAGTAATACTCGACAACCAATAACTCATTTATTTCAATCGCAACCCACTCTCTTTCACATTTCCCAGTCACTTTTGCTGTCATTTTAGATTTTTCCAGCTCTAGGTGAGGAGGTACGTTAGCAAGACCTGGAAATTCAAGATTTCCTTCAGCCAACTTTTTACTGGCTTTTCTTTCGCTAATCGCAATCACATCACCTTGCTTGCATTGATAGCTTGCGATATCTAGTGCTTTGCCATTAACAGTTACATGTCCATGGTTAACAAGTTGACGAGAACCTGGAATTGTAGGGCCAAAACCAAGACGAAAACAAACGTTGTCAAGTCTGCTTTCTAATAATTTGAGAAGGTTTGTTCCTGTCGAACCTTCCATTGCACGAGCTTTTTTTACGTAACGAACAAGTTGTCGTTCTGAAATTCCGTAATTAAATCTAAGCTTTTGTTTCTCTTCTAAACGGATCGCGTATTCAGAGCGCTTGCGACGGGCATTGCCATGCTGACCTGGAGGGTTAGACCGCTTTGCGGCTTTCCGGGTGAGACCTGGAAGGTCTCCCAAGCGACGCGTGATCCTCAGGCGAGGTCCACGGTATCTAGACATAGATTAAGATAAAGAGGGATAAGAAAGTTGTAATTAAGTTAGCAAAACTGGAAGAATGCTCCAGTTGTTACTTTCCTAATCACAATTTCAATATTCTATCTTGCAACATGCTTAACAAGCTTAATCAAGTTCTGAGTTGGTTATTATTGCTTTTAATCGGCTTGTATAGGAGATGGATTTCACCGGTTTTCGGACCTAACTGTCGTTTTATTCCTACTTGTAGTGAATATGGAATAGAGGCTATCGGTAAACATGGGCCTTGGAAAGGAGGATGGCTAACTCTTAAAAGGCTGTTGCGTTGCCATCCTGGGACGCCTTGTGCTTGTGATCCGGTACCTGATTAATGAATCAAAGGAAATTAATTCTTTTTACGAGAGTGGGTTGTTGCCTCTGTGAGGCTTTAGAGGAACACTTAAGAAACATTTCATTAGATCAGTTGAAGACCCCATTGAATCTATGTGTCAGGGATATTGATGGCCTGGATGTCCCTAATTCTCTTAAAACCATATATTCATTAAAAGTACCAGTTTTACTAGTTGAGGGAGATACCTCTCTAACTGTCTTTGAACTTCCAAGAGTTTCGCCAAGGCTTTCAAAAGAGGAACTCTTTTGCTGGCTTAATAAGGTTATGCAAGAAAAAACTGAATGGACTCCTGTATTTTGATTTATTGAAATGACTTATAAGCTACATTCTCTTTTAAAAGAAATTGGTATTGACTCTCCAATTGTTTTAGAAGATTTACTTGTTGAAAGTATTGGTTGTGATTCACGCTCCCCGAGGGAAGGGGAGCTTTTCTTTGGATTGCAAGGAGCAAGGGTTGATGGAGGCATGTTTTGGCGTCAAGCATTGGCTTCGGGAGCGATAGGTGCAGTAATTAGTCAAAAGGCAGCAGAAGTAGACCCCCCAGGAAGCCAGGATATAGTCTTTGTAGTGCCGGATCCAGTAAGTGTTTGGATGGGAGAGGCCGCCTCTTTGTTTTGGCA
Proteins encoded:
- a CDS encoding PLP-dependent transferase yields the protein MIERDLLKEPFWEGKHLGQAIPQSPHAVSVALPRWKDVLAYEEKDPDCINSLQSVYPRFGLNPLIRELAEKALAIHGKPADSAWPYPNIKTASKARDFCKTINANANGTIYEVAGLQCLIVNKETTKAAKAFWQHTGLGASSRQAAIALAKEISPSINAGKNAKRCIRNRLSKIYGCEESLVQLHPSGMAALTTALESLKRFRPNSSAMQLGFPYVDVLKLPQIIFGGSELLLNPDPIELAKQLDKKNPLALIVELPSNPMLKCVDLPLVAKIAHDRGIPVIADDTIGSAINIDPLPYADIVFSSLTKSFAGRGDILAGSLVISPESPWKQTLKELIKISCTSELSDADAIALEQASHDVRSRIYQLNKACFTLKTHLESHPDIARVLHPAECPNFQSLMKANAGFGCLLSIQLKGELSKTKRFYDSLKVCKGPSLGTNFTLACPYVLLAHYNELDWARQCGVPTELIRISVGLEQPQELWERFERALKD
- a CDS encoding trans-sulfuration enzyme family protein — its product is MESKQSNKSSQPGISTRVIHHGESFASNTGTVMPPIFPSSTFSHGNPEGFDYTRSGNPNFRILETVLASLESCKYSTVFGSGVSAITAIASSLKSGDVVLCEENLYGCTVRLFEQIFHKYGIKTIWLDFTKSSSVESIEELNPSIIWLESPTNPLLKIIDLKKVCTKAKEYGVPVVVDNTFATPLLQKPLELGASISLTSTTKYINGHSDALGGVVCTQDEYWDKQLKFAQKALGLQPSPFDCWLITRGIKTLPLRLQRQVDNAFALANDLANHPSVEWVKYPFRDDHPQYQLAKKQMLKGGAIITANLNANQTQTYSFCKNLKYFTMAESLGGVESLVCHPSTMTHASVSKETKLKLGIGESLIRFSIGCEDLPDLSEDLKYNLNKLK
- a CDS encoding TIGR03894 family protein, translating into MVTDKDLLKEVTKELWQSVKKLRPDLGKDPRMQLVLKALITIGDLPNPIEAAMVVGTCLELEEEGEVPQKQDQKDVVSAEKSSQQEEIQENRRTVRRRSAAN
- the rpsD gene encoding 30S ribosomal protein S4, translated to MSRYRGPRLRITRRLGDLPGLTRKAAKRSNPPGQHGNARRKRSEYAIRLEEKQKLRFNYGISERQLVRYVKKARAMEGSTGTNLLKLLESRLDNVCFRLGFGPTIPGSRQLVNHGHVTVNGKALDIASYQCKQGDVIAISERKASKKLAEGNLEFPGLANVPPHLELEKSKMTAKVTGKCEREWVAIEINELLVVEYYSRKV
- the yidD gene encoding membrane protein insertion efficiency factor YidD, with the protein product MLNKLNQVLSWLLLLLIGLYRRWISPVFGPNCRFIPTCSEYGIEAIGKHGPWKGGWLTLKRLLRCHPGTPCACDPVPD
- a CDS encoding glutaredoxin family protein, with translation MNQRKLILFTRVGCCLCEALEEHLRNISLDQLKTPLNLCVRDIDGLDVPNSLKTIYSLKVPVLLVEGDTSLTVFELPRVSPRLSKEELFCWLNKVMQEKTEWTPVF